The DNA segment ACCGACAGCGGTCATTATCACCGTTGCCGGCGAACGCCCCCACACTCACATTCGGGCGATCAGCGATTATAAAGTTCCCATGCGTTACACCAATTTACATGGGCTCCCTTACGTTTTACCTGGTGGCTGGTCAACGCACCTGGAATGTAAGCGTCGCCCATTTGGACTCGTAGTTCAGCGCGGGGTCACCGCTGACTGGCGCCATGTGAATGAACTTCACGTACATCTGTCCCCGCTCGCTGACGCGTATACGGGCAACGCCGTCAGTGTCTGTTCTGACGCTGCGAACGGCCATCCGCCCGCCCCGCGTCGGCCTCCCGCCCGACACCACGAGCTGATTCGCCATTGGCTTGCCGTCCACAATGGCTCGAACACGGAGCCATCCCCCCGGTCGCGACGAGTAGGGATTGTTGAGAGGAACGAGCTCGGCCGGGTAGCCCAGCACAGTATCGAATCCCGGCGTCCGCTCCGCGCCCACCTGTATCAGAGCCTTGACGTGCTTCGCGTACTTCTCGGTAGCATCCGTGCCAAGCTCCCCGGCGCGACGCCTTGCCGCCAGAACATCCGGGATACCATCGC comes from the Gemmatimonadaceae bacterium genome and includes:
- a CDS encoding DUF4198 domain-containing protein, which gives rise to MKTRFLIVFALLLGVTGALQAHDLFLRLDSFFIEPGASARIRVLNGTFSKSENSVTRARLRDLSVVGPAGITHPDTTTWMDKGDTSIFTVATGAPGTYVIGASLRPSQITLKAKDFNEYLASDGIPDVLAARRRAGELGTDATEKYAKHVKALIQVGAERTPGFDTVLGYPAELVPLNNPYSSRPGGWLRVRAIVDGKPMANQLVVSGGRPTRGGRMAVRSVRTDTDGVARIRVSERGQMYVKFIHMAPVSGDPALNYESKWATLTFQVR